TAAGCTTCAAAGGGAGTTGAGAGCCATTGATACAATTAACGTTTTTTCCTGAAGGGTAAGTAAGATTGTTTGTGCTAGAGGAATCCATGAGTAAATTAGAAATTACTGCTtcgatattgtcacgacccaatttctctgGTCGGTCGTGATGATgtccaacgtcgccgctagacaagccaacggtgaactagccatgtgtTTATTCTTTTTAAGAATTCCGAAATGGTtgatttttccttatttattaagtaagcaagaagtgaaaatttaataaaataaagtgaaGCTAATTTGAGAGCAAGTATGGTGAATTAATtactcaaaagccatcaaatGCCTACTAGTATAATTCCAAGACCCGGTGTTACAAGTATATGAGctactaatagaatatacaaaaatactaaactactgtctgaaatagagtagacagaaagtaatgcaaaagagagactctgggtGCTGCCGAACAGACTCaaaagagcagctcaccactaggcctcggggtatCGAGGATGCGCGCCGGtaagactgccagatgcacctgcctcagatctttCACGATTAGAgaagaagtgtagcgtgagtacataaacaatatgtacccagtaagtatccagtctaacctcgaagaagtagtgacgagggttcaACATTTACACTTaatatgggctaacaataaaacaCAAAAATGCTAAATAAACATAAAGTATGTGAACAATAATATTAACGCAATAACAACAGTTGGTCCAATAATTCTTCAATAAGTAGTAAATTCCAAGAGTCTTCTATTACCACCGACTAATTCTAGGTAAATtttgaacaaataaataaattataatttctcACTTCATGAAAAGTAATGTCCAGTATGTTCAGGCTTCAAACAttaacacgcacgatttatgtcgaggtcgtacgacccgatcctgAATAatgtgtgcactaccgagggtcgagcgacacgaaccatagacatatctatctactaccgaggcattcggcccgctccacaagatgggaggatactttatgaacaaCCGATTTGAAAGCTAATACAAGGTTAATGTACAAGGAaacacaatttctattaacggtcaagtaacccgtcaaaaactcaagtaagtgtaATTCACTCTCTGCCAATTCCTtaacaagtttcaatataatttaggcactttaattaacaaataaGGTACAAATATTATAAGTATTTTataatttgggtcctaaactacccggacataagcataattagtagctacacacggactctcgtcactcgtgcgtacgtagccctcacaatttgaagcaaatagtaattaaaatcacctatggggtaaattccctcttaaaaggttagacaaaagacttacATTATCTCAAAACTCGCTTTCCGGCCCACAAATTTGTTCTAAAGCCTTAACTCGGTGTCGAATAGTCCGAaattagtcaaatattatataaattaatcaatacatattcaaaagcACATAATTtgactattagagtaattacccaaccaaaatggaagattcctaaaatttaccaccgggcccatgtgcccggattccggaaattttcaaagataaatgttacccataacctcacgaactcaaatatataattttcactcaattctataatcattttcgtggttaaatctcatttatatatatataaaaaaaaacctaggtttttcaactaaacccataattttcacaattttatatgttaaaatctacccataatctatgtatttaacttacattatgtaggaattacttaccttcaatagctaggtgaaaattCCTCTCTAAAAAACTCCAAAATCGCATAAAACAACATCTTAATTAAGAATCACCCTCCAAatcaaatcgaatcaacttatgaacttcaagttcttccaacttactccgaacgcgtcgaattatacttaaactattcggaatgacaccaaattttgcgtgcaggtcttaaatcatcatacagagctattcctaggCTCATAATTCCATGCAgtcctcgataacaccaaagcctacttcaaaccaaatttaaagaactttaaaacgtTCAATGAGCCAACTTCCAACTTTAGGCACCGagacactcccgggtcatccaaaactggatccgaacatacgcccaagtccaaaattatcatacgaacctattggaactgtcaaatcccagtttcggggtcgtttactacAAATGTTGATCCAAGTAATACTTAccccttttaagccaatattaaggaactaagtgttccgatttcaacccgaacccttccaaaccagAACGAactatccctgcaagtcataaaaaagtaaaagcacatacaaggagtcttatttaggggaacgaggatctagaaagcaaaactaccggtcaggtcattacattctccacctcttaaacaaatgttcgtcctcgaacggggtatagaatcgtacctggagtgctgaataattGTGGATATCTGCTTTGCATGTCCTTCTcaatctcccaagttgcctccttgactggttgacccctccactgaatctTTACCGCAGAaatattcttggacctcaactagcgaacctacctgtcaacaatggcaactggctcctcctcataacccagactcacatctaactgaaccgtgtcgTAGTCTACCACAtacgacctgtcggcatgatacttccgaagcatagacacgtggaagactggatgaactcccgatagactaggaggcaaggcaagctcataagcaacctccccaactcgcctcaacaccccAAATGTatctataaaccttgggcttaacttgcccttcttcccgaacctcatgatccccttcatcggcgagactttcaagagacccttctcgcccaccataaatgataaatcatgcgccttctgatccgcgtaactctcaTGTGTGAagtgtgctgtgcgaagtcgctcctgaatcaactttaccttttccaaggcatccttcaccaaatcagtaccatataacttagcctcgccgagctcaaaccatctgatgggcgaacgacatcgcagaccatataaagcctcaaatggagccatcttgatgttgggctgataactgttgttgtaagcaaactcgaccaaaggcaagaatcgatcccactacctTCCGAAATCAATCACATATgatctgagcatatcctccaaaatctgaacagttcgctccgactgcccgtcgatctgcggatgaaaggttatgctgagctctacccgggtccccaactcactctgtactatcctccagaaatgcgaagtaaactgagggcctctatcagatatgatggaaacaggcacatcatgcaaccgaacaatctcttgaatgtaaatctgggctaacctctctgaagaatacgtggtcacaaccggaatgaagtgttcCGACTTGTCAACCTATCGATAAtgacccaactacgaagtctataGTAATACGCTCCTATTTCCATTCATGTATAACCATTTGctagagtaggccacctggcctctgatgctcatacttaacctgctggcaatttagtcACCTCGCCACATacccaactatgtccttcttcatctgccgccaccaataatactgcctcaggtcgcgatacatcttcgtagcacctggatgaatagaatactgagaactgcGTGCCTCTTCTAGAATCGTTTCCCTCAACCCATCAATATTAGGGACATATAAACGACCCTGAAGTCACAGAACACCATATTCAcggatagtaacctccttggtacCACCCTGCAGTACCGCCTCTCTGATAACCAATAAGTGCGGATCGTCGTACTGGAGAGCCTTGATCTGCttgaatagtgaagactgggcgacgacgcacgcaagaactcgactggctctgaaatatccaacctcacaagtctgttagccaaggactgactGTCCAAAGTTAATGTCCTCTCCTTtgttgaaatgaatgccaaactacccatactcttcgcttttctactcaaggcatcaacaaccacattcgccttgccctgatgataaaggatggtaatattataatcttttagtaacttaaGCCACATGCggtgcctcaaattgagatccctctgcttgaacaaatgttgcaagctatgatgatcggtgtaaacctcacaggacaccccataaagataatgcctccagatcttaataGCACGAATTATcgcgaccaactccaaatcatgtatggggtaatttttatcgtagggcttcagctgacgtgaagaatatgcaataactcgccccttaTGCATCAAtgcacaacccaaaccaacacgtgaagtgtctcaatacacagtatacatccctgaaccggaaggcaacattAACACCGATGATGAagtcaaggcggtcttgagcttctgaaagctcgcctcacaatcatcatgtaaggccccgtaaaattttacctaaactCCGGGATTTTATGGTGCTGAAGTGGACTTATGTGTTGACAATTGTAGAGATTCTGCATTGGgacttcattttttctaattttttactcgaccctatttcgatatattagaGTAAAGGGCCATTTTGAAGCAAAAATATGATATTTCTAGTGCGAGGAAGTGCCATAaagtgagaggggaagttcctaaggttattgttcatcaactcttgctcaaacttgaagaattcacaagaaaccttcactaggtcttcatcctagaagtaagattctactccctaaccctcaatttcgtgattttactGAAAATAAGTAATGAGAAAAGAAATTCTTCGGTGTGGGAGTTgtccattatgcatgcatgtactatcaagggttgggGGAGGAATATTGAGctaaattgggtagactttgggtagtgggatggaggaatccaccataggagagccttgaaatcataatactcacctagtgtttgataaaatactcaaatgagctggaaccataaactctctcctaatttatgttcaattttgctatatttctaaatagatcgaagaggCTAAAAATTtcagaacattgtagtaatttaaaaagctcgagggAGGTATGTTGGCTGCACtcatctcttagaattgaaccccattATATCTTTGTAAGTCCTAAGTTGTtcattatgaattaattattccgaataagccttgtattgaaagatatatgttcaatatgtattctgttgttcttattatgttatattctatttgaaaatgtgctcgaagcatgggttgcatatccaaatgttatatctttaagtcgtgattcaaatgaaggctattatgccaaattatgtaagaaatctcaaggtgtttaacattcttatttgctcaatatgtggacttaaaattttgaatagaaatgctctgttgttgatgatccgtgataatgtttgaaagtgaaagagatgaATATGAAGTGTGAAAtacgaccaacgtgccaagagtgacattgtgttatggccattggtgccaatgaaacgaataatatataaaagataatgaaatgagctgtcaatcctttaaataaataaacacccTGGGAGTGTCGTTAGTCACAgaggaagggtaggttaaaatgacctaaccccgaaactacatgttTCGGTGTAGGAGCAAAGTGTGATTGTACCCTTTTAtggggatgagattgatgtgataaaaatattcccctttattgggatgagatgattgctagaaagGGGTGAtatcgatccacacggcattgtggtgagacgacctagccggttgtgtcatgatcggacaccatgacgcacacatggtggtgattgtgcttgagattatGAATAAAATAATGATTTAGACTGAGATGATGactgtgattgtggttgatgtatttgggtgagacggcctagctgatcgggccgtgatcgaacTTTGTGCTCAAgatcacggtggtatatcggtgctaagatctcccaaacttaaaatatggaaatttactgaaaacttgtcttgatcctaatttgatattttggtattgtttgagggtcccattgattttatgattatcCATACTTGTGTTATCATTCGTTCTGTTGAGAAGGTGTTtattcattcatactagtactattccatatgtactaacgtctcttttgcgggcactgcatctttaatggatgcgggTGGTTTCGgaacaggtggcattgatcattgatagcagtacaccctttTCTCAccagatttggtgagccccacttcattcggggtcgtgtatcttttgtcccgcgtgtattatattttgaggtatagccggggctttgTTGCTAGCACTATTCTAATATTTTGTATCcgtagaggctccatagacataatGTTGGTTGTATATGGATGTTGGAAAAGTCAAACTAGccttgtatgtattttgagaccaTAAAGATGAAGCGACTAATGATAATGAAATTGGCATTATTTGTGATGGTgtccaacgtcgccgctaggcaagccaacggtgaactagccatgtgtTTATTTATTTTAAGAATTCCGAAATGGTtgattttttcttatttattaagTAAGCAAGAGGtgaaaatttaataaaaataaagtgAAGCTAATTTGAGAGCAAGTATGGTGAATTAATtactcaaaagccatcaaatgtctactagcataatttcaagacccggtgtcacaagtatatgagctactagtagaaaatacaaaaatactaaactactgtctgaaatagagtaggcagaaagtaatgcaaaagagagactctgggtGCTGCCGAACGGACTCagaagagcagctcaccactaggcctcggggtatCGGGGGTGCGCGCCGGTAAGACTGCCATATGCATCTGCCTCAGATCCttcacgattagtgcagaagtgtagcgtgagtacataaataatatgtacccagtaagtatccagtctaacctcgaataagtagtgacgagggatcgacatcgacacttactatgggctaacaataaaatacaaaaatgctAAATAGACATAGAGTAT
This sequence is a window from Nicotiana tomentosiformis chromosome 5, ASM39032v3, whole genome shotgun sequence. Protein-coding genes within it:
- the LOC138892807 gene encoding uncharacterized protein is translated as MHKGRVIAYSSRQLKPYDKNYPIHDLELVAIIRAIKIWRHYLYGVSCEVYTDHHSLQHLFKQRDLNLRHRMWLKLLKDYNITILYHQGKANVVVDALSRKAKSMGSLAFISTKERTLTLDSQSLANRLVRLDISEPVEFLRASSPSLHYSSRSRLSSTTIRTYWLSERRCYEDVSRPEAVLLVAADEEGHSWVKLIQERLRTAHFTHESYADQKAHDLSFMVGEKGLLKVSPMKGIMRFGKKGKLSPRFIDTFGVLRRVGEVAYELALPPSLSGVHPVFHVSMLRKYHADRSYVVDYDTVQLDVSLGYEEEPVAIVDRDSSFWFGRVRVEIGTLSSLILA